The Plantactinospora sp. KBS50 sequence AGACCGTCGATGTCGGGTACGTCCATGTCGAGCACCACCAGATCCACCCGGTGGTGCTGTTGCAGGGCCGACTTGCCGGTGCCGGCGCCCCATGCCGCATATCCGCGCTCTTTCAACCGGTGTACGAGATGACGGCGGCCGGCGAGGTCGTCCTGTACGACGAGGACGCGCATGACGAAATACCTTCCGATAACGGTCGGGATCGATGTGCTGTCCCCGAGTATGCCCGAATCGGGAGGGCCGGCACAGCAATGTTATTCGGTCCTTACACGTCTATTCTTCGGTCCGGCCTGGGCAAAATCGATGTCAATTAACTGCAAAGTTCACCACCTCGTCATGATAGGTGAACATGGCGATCGTATGCGTTTTTCGCGGGCCGCCCGGTCGCGATGTCGGCAGCGACGGGCCGCAACGGGGAGGATGACCATGCCGAGTGTGCAGGACACGCTGTGCCGGATGACGCACGTCGCACCGCCCGGGTGGAGGCCCACTGGAGAGGAACTCGACCGACTGCGTCGGCTGACCGGGCAGCTGATGGCGGCACAGCCGGACAGCCACGCCGAACTGGACCGCTATCTGTCCGTACAGGAGCGTGGCATCCCGGTGCCCGAGCAGGAGGCAGAGGCGGCGATCCGGGGCCGGCGGGTGCTGGTGACCGGCGGCAGCGGCTGCATCGGTACCGAGCTGCTGCGCACGCTGGCGCACCTGCGGCCGTCGGTGCTGTTGAGCGGCGCCGACACCCCGCCGGCCCAGAGCGTTGTCGGCGTCCGCTACCTGCGTGGGAGAGCCGGCCACTGGGTCGGTGGGTGCGGTCACGGATGAGCAGTTGATCGCGGTGCTGGTCGATCGGGCTCGTGGTGACGGGCTGAAGCTGACCGGTGAGGGTGGGCTGCTGCAGCAGTTGACCAAGCGGGTCCTCGAATCGGCGCTGGACGGCGAGATTACCGATCACGTCGGCTACGACAAGCACGACCCGGCCGGTCGGGGCAGCGGGAACACCCGTAACGGCAGCCGGACCAAGACCGTGCTCGCCGATGTCGGGCCGGTCGAGGTTCGGGTTCCACGTGACGCGGCGGGCACGTTCGAACCGCAGATCGTGCGTAAGCGGCAGTGGCGCCTGACCGGCGTCGACGACATGGTCCTGTCGTTGTCGGCCAAGGGCCTGACCCACGGCGAGATCGCCGCGCATCTGGCCGAGGTGTACGGGGCCGAGGTGTCCAAGCAGACCATCTCCACCATCACCGACAAGGTCATGGACGGCATGGTGGAGTGGCAGAACCGGCCTCTGGACCGGGTGTATCCGGTCGTGTTCATCGACGCCATCAACGTCAAGATCAGGGACGGGCGGGTCGCGAACCGGCCGATCTACCTGGCGATGGCGGTCACCGTCGACGGACACCGGGACATCCTCGGTATCTGGGCCGGTGACGGCGGTGAGGGCGCCGAGCACTGGCTGCACGTGCTGACCGAGTTGAAGAACCGCGGCGTCGCCGACGTGCTGATGCTGGTCTGTGACGGGCTCAAGGGCCTGCCCGAGGCGGTGGAGACGGTGTGGCCGCGCACGATCGTGCAGACGTGCGTGGTGCATCTGCTGCGCAACTCGTTCCGCTACGCCGCGCGGCAGGACTGGGACAAGATCGCCAAAGCGCTGCGGCCGGTCTACACCGCGCCGACCGAAGACGCCGCAACCGAGCGGTTCCTGGAGTTCGCCGACGCCTGGGGCAAGAAGTATCCAGCGATCGTGAAGCTGTGGGAGAACGCCTGGGCCGAGTTCGTGCCGTTCCTCGCCTTCGACGTGGAGATCCGCAAGGTCATCTGCAGCACAAACGCGATCGAGTCGGTCAACGCCCGTATCCGCAAGGCCGTGCGAGCTCGTTGGCACTTCCCGAACGAGCAAGCCGTCTTGAAGTGCGTCTACATGGCCTTGATGAGCCTCGACCCCACCGGCGCCGGCCGCCGGCGCTGGACCATGCGCTGGAAGGCACCCCTGAACGCCTTCCAGATCGCCTTCGAAGGCCGGCTCACCCCCGTCAACAACTGACCACCTCAACAACCAAGATCAGCCGTTAACTTGACAGACCCGGAATGTGGTGGGGCGCAAACAGTGTGGTACCCGGGTGCCGGCCTGTGTCGTCAGATGCGCAAGGTCGGCGTCGCCGGGCTGGAAGGTGGCATGCGCTGGTTGTCAGGGTTCGAGCAAGCAGAGCGGGATCGCCGCGATTCCGTCAGCGCGGCGGTACGCCTCGGACCCGGTGGTGATGACCGCCGCATCGAGTAGATCGTCGCCGAGTTGTCCACGCAGCCAGGTGAGGTGACGGACGTCGTCATCGCTCACCGACGGAGACAGCTTGACCTCGAGCGCCACGATTCGTTGATCGGCGCGCTGGATGATGAGATCCACCTCGTGTCGACTGTCCCAGGTACGTAGGTGATGAACCGTGGCTTCAGCTGCCTGCGCGTAGACCCGAACGCTGAGCGTCACCAGCGACTCGAACAAGGCGCCCAGCAGGTGACCGGGCCGGCGGACGGGTGTGTCCGGTGCTGAATCGTCGAGCAGGGCGGGTACGTCCACACCGAGGAGTCGGGCGGCGAGAGCCGGGTCGGCGAGGTGATGTTTCGGTGCGGCGCCGAGTCTGCTGAAGGCGCTGCGGCTGGGCAGCCAGCCGGGCACGGGATCGAGCAGCCACAGTTGCGACAGCACGTCGCGGTACACGGTCGTTGTCGTCTTGGCGGGCTTGTTGGTCT is a genomic window containing:
- a CDS encoding IS256 family transposase is translated as MGEPATGSVGAVTDEQLIAVLVDRARGDGLKLTGEGGLLQQLTKRVLESALDGEITDHVGYDKHDPAGRGSGNTRNGSRTKTVLADVGPVEVRVPRDAAGTFEPQIVRKRQWRLTGVDDMVLSLSAKGLTHGEIAAHLAEVYGAEVSKQTISTITDKVMDGMVEWQNRPLDRVYPVVFIDAINVKIRDGRVANRPIYLAMAVTVDGHRDILGIWAGDGGEGAEHWLHVLTELKNRGVADVLMLVCDGLKGLPEAVETVWPRTIVQTCVVHLLRNSFRYAARQDWDKIAKALRPVYTAPTEDAATERFLEFADAWGKKYPAIVKLWENAWAEFVPFLAFDVEIRKVICSTNAIESVNARIRKAVRARWHFPNEQAVLKCVYMALMSLDPTGAGRRRWTMRWKAPLNAFQIAFEGRLTPVNN
- a CDS encoding ATP-binding protein; the encoded protein is MSGGGALSLVDYAEEIVRSGFPAIRQLPPRARRAQLDGYLNRIVERDFPEQGHLVRRPDTLRGWLAAYAAATATTSSYNAILDAATPGETNKPAKTTTTVYRDVLSQLWLLDPVPGWLPSRSAFSRLGAAPKHHLADPALAARLLGVDVPALLDDSAPDTPVRRPGHLLGALFESLVTLSVRVYAQAAEATVHHLRTWDSRHEVDLIIQRADQRIVALEVKLSPSVSDDDVRHLTWLRGQLGDDLLDAAVITTGSEAYRRADGIAAIPLCLLEP